CtattttttttaactttcctgtatattatttaacttacatttttcaataattttttcaaattttaaattccttcaatttattcatttttcacaaaatttttattttaacaatttttccaacaattttaacaatttttcaacaattttaacaatcTGTGATAATCAATTTGATgtagtaattttaactgATGGAATGTGTTAGTTTGGGTGAAGTGACGGACGGAGATGTGAGTGATACGTTTGATTGTGTATGTTTGAGGGATTCagatttgaatatttttgaCCGGAATTTGGAATTTTTTGAAGCTTTAAACTTACCAGGCGTCGGTTCCTTCTTATCCTCAGCCTATGACTTTGTCAGACTTACCTTCTTATCATCCCGCAGACCCACCAGATTTGCATATAAATCCGCCACCAGAAAGCTAATCAAATCACTAAAACATCTATTCCCCAAACAAAAAACCGTCACATTCGATCTATACactgataataataataaaacagaTGACAGATtggatttattatttgatttttttgtaaatgATAAGTATTTAACTGTTATTTCACCTTATCAAAGGTGTAATCTCAAAGTCACTACCATACAACTTAACACACAATATGAAGAGGTAACTGATGGGTTAGGGCACAAGGGGACGAAATTAGGCGTTAGTAACTCTGTACTACTAACTTCTTTATCAGACTGCGCAATAACTTCACTATGTGTGAATGATTTACTGGCCTTGGGGTTTGAGTTATTTGTTACATTTTCTAACAAATCCGTGGCTTTCTTTAGGGTTAGCACTTTTGACTATGATAAGTCACCTGAATATTCCATTTCCAACGCAGTTAACGTTACTGGGTTTCTACAGTTGAAGGAGCCAGCAACTTTCTCAAAGTATAGTCCCAACCGGGAACTAATTCTATTGACCACGGACACATCAGTTTATTTACTGGAAAAGAGCGGATTTGATGTGGAGTATGAGAAGTTGACAGAGTTCAAGTCGGGAACACTTTTATGCGCAGATTTCCTAAACGACTTTGAGATTTTAGTACTCGAAAACAATTTCATCCTCACAGTCTACAAAAAGTATAACCAACAATTCCATAAATTCATCaaatacaatattaaatctCTCATCACCAATGTTAATCCCGTGAATTCTGTGAACTCTGTTAACTCTGTCAACTCTGTCAACAGTGTGAATAATgtgaatagtgtgaatTCGGGTACGGGAAAGTTTACTCGGGATTACATGGGAAACTTGTATTTACTCGTGAAGAATATGAACCTGGTTAAGTTCACTTGGACCGAGTCCATTCTACCACACTCCAGCCAACTTAACCTACAACCACCAAATGATCTCTACCACCTCGATAAATCCTCAACGTATCATCTAATCACTCAATTTACtcatagttaatttattaagtaattagttaatttagtaaatttattgagtaaataattaactgaATTGTGTAGTTTGGTGTACAATTTTGGAATTGAGAATAATTTGGTTGTGGTGACGTTTGAGAAATCGCCGTGTGTGCATTTGTACGGCTTATCCTCTTTGAAGGAGTTGTATCAGCTGAAACCACCAGTGCAGGGCTACCTTCCAAAGCTTTTTAGCACTTGTGCCAGTAACAACTGCTGTTACGTTGTTGTCCTGTGGGTACACAATTCGAATTTTACCACGGCGTTGGGTGATAAATTAAGATCACTGGTGCAGAGAAATGTGCTGCACAGGGATATTATCAGAGTTTACAGAGTGAAATCAGGGCTAACCAAGGACCCAGTGACCGATGAGCCCCTCAACTACTACAGCACCAGGCCGGACTTTGCTAATATTAACACCGTACCAAGCAAAATCAACAAACTCCCCATCCTCTCCTCACTACACCCCAAAATCACACTCAACAGTAATTCATACCCATTTACTCATCTAACTTAGTTATCCAGTTTAGTTATTCAGTTTACATGGTTCAGTAGTTAACAGTATAGTTCagtagttaatagtatagttcAGTAGTTAACAGTATAGTTATGTGGTTACGAGTATATAATAGAGGCTGATAAATGATGATAGGGAGAAATGAGTATAAGAGGTGTGACGATGTGTTTGGGTATAGGAGGAATTTTTTAGGTCGTTCGCTGAGTGATCACGGCTTCAGACAACCGCACGAAACCGTCTACTCACTCGACGAATTCATACGAAACAGACATAAAAACTTTTACTAACTTAATTTCacataaatttattcaattttattcatttttattcaattttattcatttttattaattatttttattattcattttattaatttatggattatttattttaccaaCTTTGTGAATTGGTGAcagaaaatattaaaatattgtcagaatgtataaattagataattaaGGAGTAAAATAGGCTAAAGGGGAGTTAGGGGAGATTTGTGGAATTTGTGTAGGTGACGTTGTTTGACAGATGGGGtgtaatgtaaattttataatatattttttaaaagtaaatCATGAAGTTTCTTATTCTAAACTGTTTAATCTTGTTTTCTCTGATCTCCTCAGAGGCCACAAACGTCAAACTCGACCGAGAAGACCAAAACCATCTCGTCCTACTCAACGAGAAAAACTTCGAAAAACTCACTCAAGCATCCACTGGAGCTACCACAGGTACTCTACACACACCGACACTTCTTCACTCAATTTCTCTTCCTCCACATTtatttcttaattttacttatttcctaattttacttatttcttaattttaataatttttaataattctatttacattttatgatttaattaagtttacaaaaattaatgtgaACTGTGTAGGAACTTGGTTTGTGAAGTTTTACGCTCCTTGGTGTTCGCATTGTAGGAAGATGGCACCGGCCTGGGAGTCGTTGGCAAAGGCTTTAAAGGGTCAGGTGAACGTCGCTGACGTCGATGTTACTCGGAATCTCAACCTCGGTAAAAGGTTCCAAATCCGCGGCTATCCCACACTTTTACTCTTTCACAAGGGGAAAATGTATCAATACGAAGGCGGCGAACGCACCGTAGAAAAATTGTCAGAATTCGCTCTAGGTACGTTACGGGGCTTGCACATTACTACACAGTTACTCTTACTCAGCACTGCTCCCTCCCCCCTTatattagctccctctcccctatatagttaagtagctccctctaggggtatatagtaagatagctccctcttggggtacccttatattattagctccctctcggggtacTATTTCCACAGTTATTTACCCCCTTGTCTCCTTGTACATGATTCTGTAACTTCTATActaaactaatattaactaaaatatgTTTAGGTGACTTTAAGAACGCTGTTGGCGCTCCTGTGCCGCAGCCGCTGTCACTATTTGCCTTGGTGAGTGACTTTGTAGTCAGTGGCGTTAACGAGGCTCTTCGCGTGTACGACGCTGCACTTGCGGGATTTGTCACCATTTCCTCTTTTTCTTTCCTGTTTGGACTACTTGTAGGACTCATGCTGTCGCTCTTTTTATTCACCAGAAGAGCAACCAGGAAACCCAAAGTCCTCACCGAACGCAAAAAAGATAAATAACACACACACACATAATGTATTATACACACATTCACACTCTTTACACACTCTAtacacactttacacactctacacacactttacacatactttacacactctacacacactttacacatactttacacactttacacactttacacactttacacacactttacacacactttacacattctatacacacactttacacattctatacacaatatttaGTAAGTCGAGAGTATATTAGTTTGGGGTTAAGATTTCCTGGGTACGAATGGGAAGATATTCTTGGGAAAGATCGGCGGTCTGAGGTGGCATGAAATATCCTTCATGGTGTAGAGGTTAAAGTCGGCGGAAAGGGCACCGCCGACAGTCAGAAACCCAAGCCCTTTTATACACAAGTCACAAGTCGCAACCTCCCAACCACTCATCACCACACCAATCCTCCTTCCAACCCATGTTTCTCCAGTATTAACTGTAGTATTATTGTTCATATTGTTCCCAGAGTTAATAGTGGTGGGATATTGCGTGGTTGGATAGTAGAGAACTTGATTGTTATAGTGTTTTCGGAGGAATTGGTTAATTATATGTGTGGGTTTGATGTGGAGTTTGAGTTTATCGGAGAAGTAACACTTGAAAAATACGTCACGGCCACTAATCATGTCCAGCCTCACATACCTGTCAATCAACATACTATACCCTAACATtcattatacaattatattaagTGTTATAACACATAACTAAGAACTCCGGAGGGATAACTAAGAACTCTGGAAAGAGAACTAAGAGTTCAGGAGGGACAAAAAGAGTCCCATTGGGGTGGCTATCcgtatatataactaagtaataaataactaagcgttagcaagcaccgtaacgcaTCACCGTAACGCACCTTTCTTGAGTGTGATTGGTTTATTGGGATAAATATTCTGAGTGATGAGATGTTTTAAGTTAACATCGTTAACGTGTGAGATGAGCGAGTTGGGCACGAAAATCCCAGGCGTGTCATAAATACTCAAACCGCCACCAAGTGATATATTTATCACACCCAACGTCGTTCCAGGAATTATACTACTCGTCACTCTTTTACACACACAATTATCAGATTTATTAGTCACACCATTAGTTGTATTGTGAGTGAATTGTTTGTGTAGAGAGTTGTGAGTGAATTGTTTGTGTAGTAGATTGATGAGGGTGGATTTGCCGGAGTTAGTTGGTCCGATGAAGAGAATTTGGTTCCCCAGCCGCTTCGCCTCTGTCAATATCACACCCATCAACTCACCCACGTTCTTCCTATACTTACCACTTATCTATACCACACATtagtaatactattaactagataaataattactCTAAGagggtaaataattacTC
Above is a window of Theileria parva strain Muguga chromosome 2, complete sequence, whole genome shotgun sequence DNA encoding:
- a CDS encoding Thioredoxin family protein — translated: MKFLILNCLILFSLISSEATNVKLDREDQNHLVLLNEKNFEKLTQASTGATTGTWFVKFYAPWCSHCRKMAPAWESLAKALKGQVNVADVDVTRNLNLGKRFQIRGYPTLLLFHKGKMYQYEGGERTVEKLSEFALGDFKNAVGAPVPQPLSLFALVSDFVVSGVNEALRVYDAALAGFVTISSFSFLFGLLVGLMLSLFLFTRRATRKPKVLTERKKDK